The Candidatus Bathyarchaeota archaeon genome contains a region encoding:
- a CDS encoding ATP-binding cassette domain-containing protein: protein ELALNVFPEVNRFMKRRAGTLSGGERQFLAIATALIRKANLLMLDEPTAQLSPKLAETTFNRIASLRDELKLTIALVEQDIRKALEVSDNAYVLISGRLAFQGKAQELKDHKDFKKLCMGIC, encoded by the coding sequence TTGAGCTAGCTTTAAATGTTTTTCCAGAGGTGAACCGGTTTATGAAGAGAAGAGCGGGAACATTAAGCGGTGGAGAAAGACAGTTTTTAGCAATAGCAACAGCTTTAATTAGAAAAGCTAACTTGCTTATGCTAGATGAACCAACCGCGCAGCTTTCACCTAAATTAGCTGAAACCACATTTAATAGAATAGCCTCTCTTAGAGATGAGCTTAAGCTTACAATCGCTTTAGTAGAGCAAGATATTCGCAAAGCTTTAGAAGTAAGCGATAACGCTTATGTGCTTATAAGCGGAAGATTAGCTTTTCAAGGGAAAGCTCAAGAACTTAAAGATCATAAAGACTTTAAGAAACTATGCATGGGAATTTGTTAA
- a CDS encoding TIM barrel protein — MKAYLGPAGIPVSAEEKTTLSGLIKVSELKLNAMEIEFVRSIYLSRKAAEEVGDLAKQLKIQLTVHAPYFINLLSEKKDVVEASKKRVLDSLDRAEAMNAESVVVHAAYYGKLSEEKAFEKMHELTLSILDKGFKPKLAYETMAKKSQFADLDTLLNLINKVKSNRLTVCVDFAHLFVRNNGEISYSEVLSKLKNFTHVYSHFSNVKYNVKTKKFMDVHAPINNHPPFKPLAEEILKRKLNITIISESPILEVDSLKMKSIIQDLGLKFKSEGN, encoded by the coding sequence ATGAAGGCATATTTAGGTCCAGCTGGAATCCCTGTTTCAGCTGAAGAAAAAACAACTTTAAGCGGTTTAATAAAGGTTTCAGAGTTAAAGTTAAACGCTATGGAAATTGAGTTTGTAAGAAGCATATATTTAAGTAGGAAAGCTGCTGAAGAAGTAGGCGATTTAGCTAAACAATTAAAGATTCAATTAACTGTGCATGCACCTTACTTTATTAATCTTCTTTCTGAAAAAAAAGATGTTGTTGAAGCTTCAAAAAAACGAGTTTTAGATTCGCTTGATAGAGCTGAAGCTATGAATGCTGAATCGGTTGTGGTTCATGCAGCTTATTATGGTAAATTAAGCGAAGAAAAAGCTTTTGAAAAAATGCATGAATTAACTTTAAGTATTTTAGATAAAGGGTTTAAGCCTAAGCTTGCTTATGAAACTATGGCTAAAAAAAGCCAATTCGCTGATTTAGATACACTCTTAAACTTAATTAATAAAGTGAAATCTAATCGGTTAACGGTTTGTGTTGACTTTGCTCATTTATTCGTTAGAAATAATGGAGAAATAAGTTATAGCGAAGTTTTAAGCAAGCTTAAAAACTTTACCCATGTTTACTCGCATTTCTCAAATGTAAAATATAATGTAAAAACTAAAAAGTTTATGGATGTTCATGCACCTATAAATAATCATCCACCGTTTAAACCTTTAGCTGAAGAAATATTAAAGAGAAAGCTTAATATAACTATAATAAGCGAAAGCCCAATTTTAGAAGTTGACTCGCTTAAAATGAAGAGTATTATTCAAGATTTAGGATTAAAATTTAAAAGTGAAGGGAATTAA
- a CDS encoding peroxiredoxin, with protein MDYPQEKKGIPLLGEDFPEMKVQTTYGVMELPKAFSGKWFLLFSHPGDFTPVCTTEFVAFQQRYEKFKALNCELIGLSVDQVFSHIKWIEWIKEKLGVEIQFPIIADTGMVANILGLIHPGKGTNTVRAVFVVDDKAKIRIILYYPQELGRNIDEILRAIEAMQISDKNNVAMPANWPKNELVGDHVIIPPARDVKTVKERLEKAKAGEFECYDWWFCHKKLEKR; from the coding sequence ATGGATTATCCGCAAGAAAAGAAGGGCATACCACTTTTAGGAGAAGATTTTCCTGAAATGAAGGTGCAAACAACTTACGGTGTAATGGAGCTCCCAAAAGCCTTTTCAGGAAAATGGTTTTTATTGTTTAGTCATCCAGGGGATTTCACACCTGTATGTACAACGGAGTTTGTAGCTTTCCAGCAAAGATATGAAAAGTTTAAAGCTTTAAACTGTGAGCTTATAGGCCTTAGCGTAGACCAAGTCTTTTCTCATATAAAATGGATAGAATGGATAAAAGAAAAGCTTGGTGTTGAAATTCAGTTTCCAATAATTGCTGATACCGGCATGGTTGCTAACATACTAGGTCTTATCCATCCAGGAAAAGGTACAAACACTGTTAGAGCGGTTTTCGTAGTGGATGATAAAGCAAAGATACGTATAATCCTTTATTATCCACAGGAGTTGGGTAGAAACATAGATGAAATTCTTAGAGCTATTGAAGCTATGCAAATATCTGATAAGAATAACGTTGCCATGCCGGCTAATTGGCCGAAAAACGAACTTGTAGGAGACCATGTGATTATACCACCCGCTAGAGATGTAAAAACTGTGAAAGAAAGGCTTGAAAAAGCGAAAGCAGGCGAATTTGAATGCTACGACTGGTGGTTCTGCCATAAAAAACTAGAGAAGAGATAG
- a CDS encoding AAA family ATPase: MDEAVKEIKKKSGIIGREIELKKILLAASIGKHVLLEGVVGVGKTKLAKAVADFLNRPVYRVDGDERYTENKLIGWFDPPILVSKGYVKEAFIPGPLFLAMVNGGVLFINELNRMPESTQNVLLPAMDEKTIIVPKIGEIKAKNGFIIIATQNPEEYVGTTRLSEALKDRFVWVKLDYQSKEEEKEIVKQETKCFNDKLAALAVEIINTIRKDPNVKRGPSIRGAIDIVDLLKNKENLTIEEVLEAGVMALNCKIELALKSEETKEELIKKVMLSILAKTNFLKDFNSKNFFRNSSITIGNDVEYVNFLIYVNNGEKIEKIITHELNLTNQNNIESIKIKKPNEIFNIYIEKFDNLKDEEKRIVKNYVAHLIIKIASEISEKGKRKTKKVKAPYALGDDEIDEDLTLENILGKKAWSSEDLITIKKEPKKIAVALMLDISNSMQRAKMLTAALAVGALAYKLEKDYYSIITFKNEAAALKLINEEVKLNEVVERILSLEVGGLTNIKAGLDEGAFQLNSLNDLTLEKIGILVTDGWLTAGDDPKLSVKEFNRLYVIQTGVGGGSENSVKLCKDLAKLGQGKYVFIEDLNELPSKLIDLFR; the protein is encoded by the coding sequence ATGGATGAAGCTGTAAAAGAAATTAAGAAAAAAAGCGGAATTATTGGACGAGAAATAGAATTAAAAAAAATTTTGTTAGCAGCTTCTATTGGAAAGCATGTACTGCTTGAAGGAGTTGTTGGAGTTGGAAAAACAAAATTAGCTAAAGCTGTAGCTGATTTTTTAAATAGACCAGTTTATAGAGTGGATGGAGATGAAAGATATACTGAAAATAAGCTTATTGGCTGGTTTGATCCACCAATTCTTGTTAGTAAAGGTTATGTAAAAGAAGCATTTATTCCTGGACCATTATTTCTTGCAATGGTTAATGGAGGAGTCCTTTTCATTAACGAGCTTAATAGAATGCCTGAATCAACTCAAAACGTTCTTCTTCCAGCTATGGATGAAAAAACAATAATTGTTCCTAAAATAGGTGAAATAAAAGCTAAAAATGGCTTTATTATTATAGCAACTCAAAACCCTGAAGAATATGTAGGAACAACTAGGTTAAGCGAAGCATTAAAAGACAGGTTTGTTTGGGTTAAGCTAGATTATCAATCTAAAGAGGAGGAAAAAGAAATAGTTAAGCAGGAAACTAAATGCTTTAACGATAAACTTGCAGCTTTAGCTGTTGAAATTATTAATACAATTAGAAAAGATCCAAATGTTAAAAGAGGCCCATCTATTAGAGGGGCAATAGATATTGTTGATTTATTAAAAAATAAAGAAAATTTAACAATTGAAGAAGTTTTAGAAGCTGGAGTAATGGCTTTAAATTGTAAAATAGAGCTTGCATTAAAAAGCGAGGAAACAAAAGAAGAATTAATAAAAAAAGTTATGCTCTCAATTTTAGCAAAAACAAATTTTTTAAAAGATTTTAACTCTAAAAATTTTTTTCGAAACTCATCAATAACAATTGGTAATGATGTTGAATATGTTAACTTTTTAATTTATGTGAACAATGGAGAGAAAATAGAGAAAATTATTACTCATGAGCTAAATTTAACAAATCAAAACAATATTGAATCTATTAAAATTAAAAAACCTAATGAAATTTTCAATATTTATATTGAGAAATTTGATAATCTTAAAGATGAGGAAAAAAGAATTGTAAAAAATTATGTTGCGCATTTAATAATTAAAATTGCTTCTGAAATAAGCGAGAAAGGAAAACGTAAAACAAAAAAGGTGAAAGCCCCTTACGCTTTAGGTGATGATGAAATAGATGAGGATTTAACTTTAGAGAATATTTTAGGAAAAAAAGCTTGGAGCAGTGAAGATTTAATAACTATTAAAAAAGAACCTAAAAAAATAGCTGTTGCTTTAATGCTTGATATAAGTAATTCAATGCAAAGAGCTAAAATGCTTACAGCAGCTTTAGCTGTTGGTGCATTAGCATATAAACTTGAAAAAGATTATTATTCTATTATAACTTTTAAAAATGAAGCTGCTGCGCTTAAGTTAATTAATGAAGAAGTTAAGTTAAATGAGGTTGTTGAAAGAATTTTATCTCTTGAAGTAGGTGGATTAACTAATATAAAAGCTGGATTAGATGAAGGAGCATTTCAACTTAACTCTTTAAACGATTTAACCTTAGAGAAAATAGGAATTTTAGTTACTGATGGATGGCTTACAGCGGGAGATGACCCTAAATTAAGCGTTAAAGAATTTAATAGGCTTTATGTTATTCAAACTGGAGTTGGAGGGGGAAGCGAAAATAGCGTAAAGCTATGTAAAGATTTAGCAAAGCTTGGACAAGGAAAATATGTATTTATAGAGGATTTAAATGAGTTGCCAAGCAAGTTAATCGATTTGTTTAGGTGA
- a CDS encoding YkgJ family cysteine cluster protein: protein MNFQSLIPWRKVSFWLCSACGKCCIKFNVPLTITEYAKIMNRFGDAVIELDFGKAYLKKNPATGRCVFQKWRNGKWICGIQEIKPLACKLWPFIILNKPKMDEALFTYIGEKFYIYLDKHCPEVKIGKPTNYLTNKVLPEIVKLSLNEKFKQVYSTALLPQAILHQIYKLPNKKETLIRENLHQIIGPVAQLG, encoded by the coding sequence ATGAATTTTCAAAGCTTAATTCCTTGGAGAAAAGTTAGCTTTTGGTTATGCTCAGCTTGCGGAAAATGCTGCATTAAATTTAATGTTCCATTAACAATAACTGAATATGCTAAAATCATGAATAGATTTGGAGATGCTGTAATAGAATTAGATTTTGGTAAAGCTTATTTAAAAAAGAACCCAGCAACTGGAAGATGCGTTTTTCAAAAATGGAGAAACGGAAAATGGATTTGCGGAATTCAAGAAATAAAACCTTTAGCTTGCAAGCTTTGGCCTTTCATAATATTAAATAAACCTAAAATGGATGAAGCTTTATTCACTTATATAGGAGAAAAATTTTACATTTACCTCGATAAACATTGCCCTGAAGTGAAAATTGGAAAGCCTACAAATTATTTAACAAATAAAGTTTTACCTGAAATCGTTAAGTTATCGCTTAACGAGAAGTTTAAACAAGTTTATTCAACAGCGCTTCTCCCGCAAGCAATACTCCATCAAATTTATAAATTACCTAATAAAAAAGAAACTTTAATAAGAGAAAATCTTCATCAAATAATTGGGCCGGTAGCTCAGCTTGGTTAA
- a CDS encoding rubrerythrin, with product MLSKIPINLEKITEENLDKEILRVGIIAELDAINLYEQMAAITENAEIKKILLDIAKEEKTHVGEFQALLLIKDKQQEKELEEGKKEVEELKERI from the coding sequence TTGTTATCAAAAATTCCGATAAACCTTGAAAAAATAACTGAAGAAAACTTGGATAAAGAAATATTGAGAGTTGGAATTATCGCTGAACTTGACGCTATAAATCTTTACGAACAGATGGCAGCTATTACTGAAAATGCAGAGATCAAAAAAATTCTTTTGGATATAGCGAAAGAAGAAAAAACACATGTAGGCGAGTTTCAAGCTTTACTGTTGATAAAAGATAAGCAACAAGAAAAGGAGTTAGAAGAGGGTAAAAAAGAAGTTGAAGAGTTAAAAGAGAGGATCTAA
- a CDS encoding diphthine--ammonia ligase, translating to MKIVVLFSGGKDSNYALWCLMHQGFEISSLITIIPESSNSYMFHYPNVNWVKLQAEALNLPVNFINVKGDEKEELKSFFSQLKDLKEKLNFEGLAFGAVASEYQKNNLELICEELKLASYAPLWMKNQESLLMEEVESGFEIIITACMAKGLNKTWLGKLIDKEASQKLIELSKKHGFNLIFEGGEAETFVLNAPTFKKKILILESEVKWMNDSGFLNIKKAKLIDKT from the coding sequence TTGAAGATCGTAGTTTTATTTAGCGGTGGAAAAGACAGTAATTACGCTCTTTGGTGTTTAATGCATCAAGGATTTGAAATATCTAGTTTAATTACTATTATTCCTGAATCTTCAAATTCATATATGTTTCATTATCCTAATGTTAACTGGGTTAAATTGCAAGCTGAAGCTTTAAATTTACCTGTAAACTTTATAAATGTTAAAGGGGATGAAAAAGAAGAGTTAAAAAGTTTCTTCTCTCAATTAAAAGATTTAAAGGAAAAACTTAATTTTGAAGGGTTAGCTTTCGGTGCTGTAGCTAGCGAATACCAAAAAAACAATTTAGAATTAATTTGTGAAGAATTAAAATTAGCTTCTTATGCGCCTTTATGGATGAAAAATCAAGAAAGCTTATTAATGGAGGAAGTTGAGTCAGGTTTTGAAATAATTATTACAGCTTGCATGGCTAAAGGCTTAAATAAAACCTGGCTTGGAAAATTAATCGATAAAGAAGCTTCTCAAAAATTAATAGAGTTATCAAAAAAGCATGGTTTTAATTTAATTTTTGAAGGGGGAGAAGCTGAAACATTTGTTTTAAACGCTCCAACATTTAAAAAGAAAATTTTAATTTTAGAATCTGAAGTTAAATGGATGAACGATTCAGGTTTCTTAAATATTAAAAAAGCAAAATTAATTGATAAAACATGA
- a CDS encoding PLP-dependent cysteine synthase family protein encodes MVNNILDLIGNTPMVKVNYLNPNPNVKLYLKLEKFNPGGSVKDRIAKYMIEQAEKAGKLTKDKTVIEPTSGNTGIGLALVCRVKGYNLTLVMPETMSLERRQILIALGAKIILSEGEKGMNGAEDLAREIVSRNPDKYFMPNQFANPANVLAHYETTAEEIWRDTKGRITHFVAGIGTSGTLMGVSKKLKEYNPDVQIIAVQPKSGTIIQGLKNLQVQYVPEIWRKELVDEIYEVDPNEAEDAARVLTLREGIFVGPSSGAIFKIALKKAEEIEKGIMVAMAPDGGEKYLSTTLCNPTLCLKCALKYGIRCAYIDGTPIIKVRSFRKEEVSP; translated from the coding sequence ATTGTAAACAATATTCTAGATCTTATCGGCAATACGCCAATGGTTAAAGTAAATTACTTGAATCCAAACCCAAATGTTAAGCTTTATTTAAAGCTTGAGAAATTTAATCCAGGAGGCTCTGTTAAAGATCGTATAGCTAAATATATGATTGAGCAAGCTGAAAAAGCTGGTAAGCTTACTAAAGATAAAACAGTTATAGAGCCTACAAGCGGTAACACAGGAATTGGTTTAGCTTTAGTTTGCAGAGTGAAAGGGTATAATCTTACACTTGTCATGCCTGAAACAATGAGTTTAGAAAGAAGACAAATTCTCATAGCTTTAGGAGCAAAAATTATTTTAAGTGAAGGAGAAAAAGGAATGAATGGCGCTGAAGATTTAGCTAGAGAAATTGTTAGTAGAAATCCTGATAAATATTTTATGCCTAATCAATTTGCAAATCCAGCTAATGTTTTAGCTCATTATGAAACTACAGCTGAAGAAATATGGAGGGATACTAAAGGTAGAATAACACATTTTGTTGCTGGTATAGGAACAAGCGGGACACTTATGGGTGTTTCAAAGAAACTTAAAGAATATAATCCTGATGTTCAAATTATTGCTGTTCAACCAAAATCAGGTACAATTATACAAGGTTTAAAAAATCTACAAGTTCAATACGTTCCTGAAATTTGGAGAAAAGAGTTAGTAGATGAAATATATGAAGTGGATCCAAATGAAGCTGAAGATGCTGCTAGAGTTTTAACTTTGCGAGAAGGAATATTTGTTGGGCCAAGCTCAGGTGCAATATTTAAAATAGCATTAAAAAAAGCTGAAGAAATTGAGAAAGGCATTATGGTGGCTATGGCTCCTGATGGGGGAGAAAAATATTTATCTACAACTTTATGCAATCCTACTCTTTGCTTAAAATGCGCGTTAAAATATGGTATTAGATGCGCGTATATAGATGGAACTCCAATAATAAAAGTAAGATCTTTTCGAAAAGAAGAGGTTTCCCCATAA
- a CDS encoding amidohydrolase has protein sequence MSILLKNCRWIITQNLNREIIENQSIYIEGDKIVDVGKISIKADEEIDCSKMVVMPGLINTHTHLSMTLFRGYGDDSPLKEWLENKIWPLERKLTGETCYWGALLGCLEMIKTGTTCFLDMYFFVKDVAKAVHESGLKAFLSHAIIDFQGESSYNEKLINEDAGFIENLKSNKIKLAISPHSPYTCTEETLIKCKEKAEKENLVLHTHLAETRWEQTLFQKKFGLNEVEYLNKIGFLCSNLIAAHSVWLTKREVKTLKEKNVKISHCPVSNLKLASGGVAPIPEMLEENVSVSLGTDGAASNNCLDMFDTMKICALIHKFYRWDPAVIPAQKVLDLATLGGAEALNLSKEVGSVEKGKKADLILIDLRSPNLIPIHNANALISDLVYSAKGGNVNSTIVNGEFLMKDRKFTKLNSEKIYEEAEEAVKKLIS, from the coding sequence ATGTCTATTCTTCTTAAAAACTGTAGATGGATTATAACTCAAAATTTAAATAGAGAAATTATTGAAAATCAATCAATATATATTGAAGGCGATAAAATAGTTGATGTAGGGAAAATCTCTATTAAAGCTGATGAAGAAATTGATTGCAGCAAAATGGTTGTTATGCCAGGGTTAATTAACACGCATACACATTTATCTATGACTTTATTTAGAGGTTATGGTGATGATTCCCCTTTAAAAGAATGGTTAGAAAATAAGATTTGGCCTTTAGAAAGAAAGTTAACTGGGGAAACATGTTATTGGGGTGCTCTTCTTGGATGCTTAGAAATGATAAAAACTGGAACCACATGCTTTTTAGACATGTATTTTTTTGTTAAAGATGTTGCTAAAGCTGTTCATGAATCTGGTTTAAAAGCTTTTCTTTCACATGCAATTATAGATTTTCAAGGTGAAAGCAGTTATAATGAAAAATTAATTAATGAAGATGCTGGATTTATTGAAAACTTAAAAAGCAACAAAATAAAATTGGCTATTTCGCCTCATTCCCCATATACTTGCACAGAGGAGACGTTAATAAAATGTAAAGAAAAAGCTGAAAAAGAAAATCTTGTATTGCATACGCATTTAGCTGAAACTAGATGGGAGCAAACTCTTTTTCAAAAAAAATTTGGGTTAAATGAAGTTGAATATTTAAATAAAATTGGTTTTTTATGTTCAAATTTGATTGCTGCTCACAGCGTTTGGTTAACTAAAAGAGAAGTAAAAACTCTTAAAGAAAAAAATGTTAAAATATCGCATTGCCCTGTTTCAAACTTGAAGCTTGCTTCAGGCGGTGTAGCTCCTATACCAGAAATGCTAGAGGAAAATGTTTCTGTTTCCCTTGGAACAGATGGAGCTGCAAGCAACAATTGTTTAGATATGTTTGATACGATGAAGATTTGCGCTTTAATTCATAAATTTTATCGATGGGATCCAGCTGTTATACCCGCTCAAAAAGTTTTAGACTTAGCTACTTTAGGAGGCGCTGAAGCTTTAAATTTAAGCAAGGAAGTTGGAAGCGTTGAAAAAGGGAAAAAAGCTGATTTAATCTTAATAGATTTAAGAAGTCCCAATTTAATTCCAATCCATAACGCTAATGCTTTAATTTCTGATTTAGTTTATTCAGCTAAAGGAGGAAATGTTAATTCAACGATTGTAAATGGAGAATTTTTAATGAAGGATAGAAAATTCACAAAGCTTAATTCAGAGAAAATTTATGAAGAAGCTGAGGAAGCTGTTAAAAAATTAATATCTTAA
- a CDS encoding inorganic phosphate transporter, which produces MIELLLIINIAIALYIAFGVGANDETMAPLAGSGLITVERIVILISICNFIGAVLLGSKVEKTIGTGIVNNQILPVTLEITLIVILAEAIWLTIASTWGWPVSTTHSMVGAVLGLALFFKGLEAINLKTVSIVLVNWIISPIIGLITALILSKAISKFALKKVKGLRTRENIERTSALILAFAAFMNSFSRAGNDVANASALLSTVTGEQYLIRSIAASGMVAGLLILGRRVIRSVGLKIVELTPSSALAAQATAAIIATISVLLGLPLSGTHVLVAAIIGSALARGTKISLSAVKQVMFSWVVTFPASGFFAILIAGIAIHFNLIVI; this is translated from the coding sequence ATGATAGAGCTATTGCTTATCATAAATATTGCTATAGCGCTTTACATAGCTTTTGGTGTTGGAGCTAATGATGAAACAATGGCGCCTTTAGCTGGAAGCGGGTTAATCACCGTTGAACGCATAGTGATTTTAATTTCTATATGCAATTTTATTGGCGCTGTTCTATTAGGTTCTAAAGTTGAAAAAACTATTGGCACAGGCATAGTTAACAATCAAATTCTTCCCGTAACATTGGAAATAACTTTAATCGTGATTTTAGCTGAAGCCATATGGTTAACTATAGCTTCTACTTGGGGTTGGCCTGTTTCAACTACTCACAGCATGGTAGGCGCTGTTTTAGGGTTAGCCTTATTTTTTAAGGGATTAGAAGCCATAAACTTGAAAACTGTTTCAATAGTATTGGTAAACTGGATTATTTCTCCAATTATAGGATTAATAACAGCATTAATTTTATCTAAAGCTATAAGTAAATTTGCTTTAAAAAAAGTGAAGGGGTTAAGAACTAGAGAAAATATAGAAAGAACTTCAGCGTTAATTTTAGCTTTTGCAGCTTTTATGAATTCTTTTTCAAGAGCTGGAAATGATGTTGCAAATGCTAGCGCTTTATTAAGCACAGTAACTGGAGAACAATATTTGATTAGAAGTATAGCTGCTTCAGGAATGGTTGCTGGATTGCTTATTCTTGGAAGAAGAGTTATTAGATCTGTTGGGTTGAAAATAGTGGAGCTTACGCCATCCTCTGCTTTAGCTGCTCAAGCAACTGCCGCTATAATCGCCACCATCTCTGTTTTGCTTGGTTTACCTTTATCTGGAACGCATGTTCTTGTAGCAGCTATTATAGGTTCAGCGTTAGCTAGAGGAACAAAAATAAGCTTATCAGCTGTTAAACAAGTAATGTTTAGCTGGGTGGTTACTTTTCCAGCAAGCGGTTTTTTCGCTATATTAATAGCTGGAATAGCTATTCATTTTAATTTAATTGTAATTTAA
- a CDS encoding DUF47 family protein, producing the protein MSKIVKWFGKGRKVDAIRMLETHLNLTFNSVKELHEGIKAKLDEKEEDAIKHLKKTGELEEEADAKRRIEMRELAKGVLPPLSREDLIKLTDSLDRVADGAKMTAKLALLVSFNNLPKEIKAELLNLSNLAVECAKKLVEALSWMNKDFNVTLSLTDEVEKMEEDSDEKYDLIRKLLYSSDLKPAQLVFVNDLARGLETITDWCEDTGDLARIIIVTASEA; encoded by the coding sequence ATGAGTAAAATCGTTAAATGGTTTGGTAAAGGAAGAAAAGTTGACGCTATAAGAATGCTTGAAACACATTTGAATTTAACATTTAACTCTGTAAAAGAATTGCATGAAGGGATAAAAGCTAAGCTTGATGAAAAAGAAGAGGATGCGATTAAGCATTTAAAGAAGACGGGAGAGTTAGAGGAGGAGGCTGATGCCAAAAGAAGAATTGAGATGAGAGAGCTTGCTAAAGGCGTGTTACCGCCTCTTAGCAGGGAAGACTTAATAAAGTTAACAGATAGCTTAGATAGAGTTGCTGATGGAGCTAAAATGACAGCTAAGCTTGCTCTTTTAGTTTCATTCAACAATTTACCTAAAGAAATTAAAGCTGAACTGCTTAACCTATCTAATCTAGCTGTTGAATGCGCTAAAAAACTTGTGGAAGCTCTTTCATGGATGAATAAAGATTTTAATGTAACTCTTTCATTAACTGATGAAGTTGAGAAAATGGAAGAAGATTCTGATGAAAAATACGATTTAATAAGAAAGCTTCTTTATAGCTCTGATTTAAAACCAGCTCAATTAGTTTTTGTTAACGATTTAGCTAGAGGTTTAGAAACTATAACAGATTGGTGTGAAGATACGGGCGATTTAGCTAGAATAATTATTGTTACCGCTTCTGAAGCTTAG
- a CDS encoding translation initiation factor eIF-2B — MKKPLIINEFVERIKLDKEHGASQLGREALKALKLFIKKDESKSLNEFLTSIEEAGFKLANARLNMAPLINLVGKTVYLIKENSRNLSLKELKKFAILKIDEIIFESENAVNKIAELTSKIIKDKAVITHSFSSTIIEAIKKSKVKKVIVSESRPLFEGRKTVVQLSKFKIPVILVTDAALGFFSSKAEVALVGCDSILSNGSIINKVGTYLLALAAKDNNIPFYVVSETIKINPKSFHELKLEEGCEREVAENLPKKVKVKNLYFDVTKPSLITALITEEGIIKSSEVKNKMKEFKKYVKALKIYK, encoded by the coding sequence ATGAAAAAACCGTTGATAATTAATGAATTTGTAGAAAGAATTAAGCTGGATAAAGAGCATGGTGCAAGCCAATTAGGTAGGGAAGCTCTTAAAGCTTTAAAACTGTTTATTAAGAAGGATGAAAGCAAAAGCTTAAATGAGTTTTTGACAAGTATTGAAGAAGCTGGATTTAAGCTAGCTAACGCTCGATTAAACATGGCGCCCTTAATAAATCTTGTTGGTAAAACTGTTTATTTAATTAAAGAAAACTCGAGGAACCTTTCCTTAAAAGAGTTGAAAAAGTTTGCTATATTAAAAATTGACGAGATAATTTTTGAATCTGAAAACGCTGTAAATAAAATAGCTGAGTTAACATCAAAAATTATTAAAGATAAAGCTGTAATTACTCATAGCTTTAGCTCAACTATAATTGAAGCAATTAAAAAATCTAAAGTAAAAAAGGTTATAGTTTCAGAATCTAGGCCTTTATTTGAAGGGAGAAAAACAGTTGTTCAATTATCTAAATTTAAAATTCCAGTTATTTTAGTGACGGATGCTGCTTTAGGGTTTTTCTCTTCTAAAGCTGAAGTTGCTTTAGTTGGATGCGACAGCATTTTATCAAACGGCTCAATAATAAATAAGGTTGGAACATACCTTTTAGCTTTAGCTGCTAAAGATAATAATATACCTTTTTACGTCGTTTCTGAAACAATCAAGATTAATCCAAAAAGCTTTCATGAACTAAAGCTGGAAGAAGGGTGTGAAAGAGAAGTTGCTGAAAATTTACCGAAAAAAGTAAAAGTTAAAAATTTATATTTTGATGTTACAAAACCAAGCTTAATTACCGCATTAATAACTGAAGAAGGAATCATTAAATCTAGCGAAGTTAAGAATAAAATGAAAGAATTTAAAAAATATGTTAAAGCTTTAAAAATATATAAATAA
- a CDS encoding FkbM family methyltransferase, which yields MDGILKELKRVDWIKIDVEGAEYEALKGLQNTLQRYKPIVIT from the coding sequence TTGGATGGCATTCTAAAGGAATTGAAGCGAGTTGATTGGATCAAAATTGATGTTGAAGGCGCTGAGTATGAAGCTTTAAAAGGGCTTCAAAACACTCTTCAACGATATAAACCTATAGTTATAACTTAG